Proteins found in one Gardnerella vaginalis ATCC 14018 = JCM 11026 genomic segment:
- the def gene encoding peptide deformylase encodes MTIRQIRIVPDPVLRTPCDPIREITPAVRNLVEDLLETVNDPGRAGLSANQIGISLRAFSYNIEGHIGYILNPVIEELSGEQYGDEGCLSVPRLWYKTRRADYARAKGIDLDGKTIVLEGKGLMARMIQHECDHLDGHVYLDRLEKDVRKQALRQLRNGLSK; translated from the coding sequence GTGACTATTAGACAGATTCGCATTGTTCCAGATCCTGTTCTTCGAACACCATGTGATCCAATTCGTGAGATTACTCCAGCAGTTAGAAATCTCGTAGAAGATTTATTAGAGACTGTAAACGATCCAGGAAGAGCAGGTCTTAGTGCAAATCAAATAGGTATTAGCCTTAGAGCGTTTTCATACAATATTGAAGGTCATATTGGCTATATTCTCAATCCTGTTATTGAAGAATTGAGTGGTGAACAATATGGGGATGAAGGTTGCTTGTCCGTTCCAAGATTATGGTATAAGACTCGCAGGGCAGATTATGCTAGGGCTAAAGGCATTGATTTAGACGGTAAAACTATTGTTCTAGAGGGCAAGGGTTTAATGGCTCGTATGATTCAGCATGAGTGTGATCATTTAGATGGACACGTTTATTTGGATCGTTTAGAGAAAGATGTTAGAAAACAAGCTTTGCGCCAACTTCGTAATGGATTATCTAAATAA
- a CDS encoding AMP-dependent synthetase/ligase: MLREFAVEVIHPTNDGDTIYSLLANRAMRDPQGVIAQWQDDDTRQWHDVTASEMLLKVRATAKGLIALGVERGSKVVIYSPTCYEWGVADFACACIGAVTIPIYETDSAIQAAEIISEVKPVIAFAGDDEHAQCLERVRQDNKRMSLKTIFNFKAAGIDAVIDFGKSISDDELNKSICQVKADDLATIVYTSGSTGKPKGAMLSNRNFTHIVYAAYDVLNDMLYKPSRLLLFLPLAHCFARYIQYVAIGSHGVIGYVPNAKHLLADLRSFKPTYLLGVPRVFEKVYNAASQKAGAGIRGRIFAKAVQHFIEWSKDEVEGRTHSIYAKLQHDFYMKTVGSSIRSALGPNLSWLACGGAPINAELAHFFNGLDGITFIQGYGMTETAAPCVVNFEHANQVGSVGRPGPGITIRIADDGEVLVKGPNVFIGYYDKPDLTSDVIDEDGWLHSGDLGEIDDEGFLSITGRKKDIIITAGGKNISPAPLESIISKCPLVSHAVVVGDGKPFVSALIEVEPDMVRSWLKSQGMDENLSMSAVAENDAIRSVVQQFIDQANSTVSRAESIRKFIILDEEFSQETGTLTPSMKVVRPKVLKRYCDLIENQLYAPKPNSRPLPATVKILDKTTETVKQAQETVKQAQEAVTPRVKQAIDQAATHLKRFGEDLPTQVNVKDQHTEYAEKNNNSNDKE; encoded by the coding sequence ATGCTGCGAGAATTTGCTGTAGAGGTCATTCACCCAACAAATGACGGTGACACAATTTATTCACTGCTTGCCAATAGGGCAATGCGAGATCCACAAGGCGTAATAGCCCAATGGCAAGACGATGATACTCGTCAATGGCATGATGTTACTGCATCTGAAATGCTATTAAAAGTTCGTGCAACAGCTAAGGGGTTGATTGCTCTTGGCGTTGAACGAGGAAGCAAAGTTGTTATTTATTCCCCAACCTGTTATGAGTGGGGCGTTGCGGATTTTGCTTGCGCTTGCATTGGTGCTGTAACCATTCCGATTTACGAAACAGATTCAGCAATTCAAGCTGCTGAAATTATTTCTGAAGTAAAACCTGTGATAGCTTTTGCAGGTGATGATGAACATGCACAGTGCTTAGAGCGAGTTCGCCAAGACAATAAGCGTATGTCTTTAAAGACTATTTTTAACTTTAAAGCTGCTGGAATAGACGCAGTGATTGATTTCGGAAAATCAATCAGCGACGACGAGCTTAATAAAAGCATATGTCAAGTAAAAGCTGATGATTTAGCGACTATTGTATACACCTCTGGTTCAACTGGAAAACCAAAGGGTGCAATGCTTTCTAATAGGAATTTTACGCATATTGTGTATGCAGCTTATGACGTTTTAAATGATATGCTTTATAAGCCAAGTAGACTATTGCTATTCCTTCCGTTAGCTCATTGCTTTGCCAGATACATACAGTATGTGGCAATAGGTTCTCACGGTGTTATTGGATATGTGCCAAATGCAAAGCATTTATTAGCAGATTTGCGTAGTTTTAAACCTACATATTTGCTTGGAGTCCCAAGAGTGTTTGAAAAGGTTTATAATGCTGCGTCTCAAAAAGCTGGAGCAGGTATACGAGGTAGGATTTTTGCAAAGGCTGTACAACATTTTATTGAGTGGTCTAAAGATGAAGTTGAAGGTAGAACACACTCAATTTATGCAAAACTTCAGCATGACTTTTATATGAAAACTGTTGGATCTTCCATACGATCTGCTTTGGGACCTAATTTATCATGGCTAGCTTGCGGCGGAGCTCCAATAAACGCTGAGCTTGCTCATTTCTTTAACGGGTTGGATGGAATAACCTTTATTCAAGGTTATGGAATGACCGAAACAGCAGCTCCTTGTGTTGTTAATTTTGAGCATGCTAATCAAGTTGGTTCTGTGGGTCGCCCTGGTCCTGGAATTACTATCCGTATTGCAGATGATGGAGAAGTCCTTGTAAAAGGTCCTAACGTTTTTATCGGATATTATGATAAGCCAGATCTTACTTCGGATGTTATTGACGAAGATGGATGGCTCCATTCTGGAGATTTAGGCGAGATCGACGATGAAGGATTCTTGTCTATTACTGGTAGAAAGAAAGATATTATTATCACTGCTGGTGGAAAAAATATAAGTCCAGCGCCTTTGGAAAGTATTATCTCTAAGTGTCCTCTCGTATCTCACGCAGTAGTTGTAGGAGACGGTAAGCCATTTGTTTCCGCTTTGATTGAGGTTGAGCCAGATATGGTTCGTTCTTGGCTTAAGAGTCAAGGAATGGATGAAAATCTTTCTATGAGTGCTGTTGCGGAAAACGATGCTATTCGTTCTGTTGTACAACAGTTTATTGATCAGGCAAATAGCACTGTTTCTAGGGCTGAGTCTATTCGTAAATTTATTATTTTGGATGAAGAATTTTCACAAGAAACTGGCACTTTGACTCCAAGCATGAAAGTTGTGCGTCCTAAGGTTTTGAAGAGGTATTGTGATCTTATAGAGAATCAGCTTTATGCTCCAAAACCAAACAGTAGACCATTACCTGCTACAGTTAAGATTTTAGATAAGACAACTGAGACTGTTAAGCAAGCGCAAGAAACTGTTAAACAGGCTCAAGAAGCGGTTACTCCTAGAGTTAAGCAAGCAATCGATCAGGCTGCTACTCATCTGAAACGTTTTGGTGAGGATTTGCCTACACAGGTTAATGTAAAAGATCAGCATACTGAATATGCTGAGAAGAATAATAATTCTAACGACAAAGAATAG